Genomic window (Verrucomicrobiia bacterium):
GTTCGAAACGGCGGACATCGTGAAGCTGTTCATCGTGATGAACGTGATCGCGCTGGGCGGGGCGCTGGCCTTCGGCTGGCTGGCCGACCGCATCGGGCAGAAGCGGGCCATCCTGCTGTCCCTGGGAATCTGGATTGCCTCCACCACGCTGGCGTACTTCTCCCACTCCAAGGCGACGTTCTTTGTGGTCGCCACCCTGGCCGGGATCGGGATGGGATCCTGCCAGTCGGTCACCCGGAGCCTGGTTGCGCTGTTCACGCCGAAGGAGAAGGCCGCCGAGTTCTTCGGGTTCCTCGGCATCGCCGGGCGGGCCATGGCATTCGTGGGACCGCTGACCTTCGGATACCTGTCGCAGGCCACCGGAAGCCAGCGCCCCGCCATCCTCGCCGTGGGCGGCTTCTTCGTGGTGGGAGCGATCGTGCTGCTCTTCGTCAACGAAGAGCGCGGGAAGCTGGCGGCCCGAACGCCGGCGGAGGCTCCATGAAGCGCGGTCATATCCGCGAACGGAAGACGGAATGATACAACGTCAGGCACCTAATTGCTGACGCCGCGATCCGGCCCGCTGCCCCAATAGCCCAAAGAAATCTCATCCGGCCGCTGTGGGTGACGTCGCGGGTCGTCAACAATACAATGTCAGTCCTATTATTTTCAGCCTAGCCGCCGCCGGGACACCAACCGGAGACTCAAGCGTCGCACCAGGGGTCAACAATAACGTCAACAATACAATGTCAGTCCCACTATATTGGCCTAGCCGCAGCCGGGACATCAACCGGAGACTCAGGCGTCCCGCCAGGGGGTGAAATTGCCGAGCTGCATTTCCCGGCGGGCCCCGCGGCAATCGACCCAGGTGAGGCTCGCATAGTCGATCTCGAGGTGGGTCATCTTGTGGAGCGGGAGGTCCAGGAGCACGGCCAGTGCCATGCGAATGACCCCGCCGTGGCAGGCGAGGGCCACGGTCTTGCCCGGTTGTTCGGCCAGCACCCGGTCGAGAACCCGTTCGATCCGGCGCCGGAACATCTCCTCGGGTTCCGCTTCCGGGACCGAGCCGCGCTCGAGATGATCGAGCCAGTCGAAGGCCGTGACGCCGTATCGTTCGGCGATCTGCTCCCACTTCAGGCCGGTCCAGGCGCCGAAATCCACCTCGCGCAGATCCTCCACCACGACGGGGGACAGGGGTATCCGGGCCAGCAGCGGTTCGAGGGTTTCCCTGACCCGCCGCATGGGGCTTGAGTAGAGCGCATCGATGGGGAATTTCGCGGCGAGGTACTCGGCGAGAAGCGCCGCCTGGCGACCCCCCAAGGCCGACAGACCCATGTCGATCCGGCCTCCAAAGACGCGGTGATACGCTTCTTCCACCTCGGCGTGACGGAGGAAAAGGAGGCGGGTGGTGGATTCGTGCGGAGTGGACATGGCCCCTCG
Coding sequences:
- a CDS encoding histidine phosphatase family protein; protein product: MSTPHESTTRLLFLRHAEVEEAYHRVFGGRIDMGLSALGGRQAALLAEYLAAKFPIDALYSSPMRRVRETLEPLLARIPLSPVVVEDLREVDFGAWTGLKWEQIAERYGVTAFDWLDHLERGSVPEAEPEEMFRRRIERVLDRVLAEQPGKTVALACHGGVIRMALAVLLDLPLHKMTHLEIDYASLTWVDCRGARREMQLGNFTPWRDA